From Spirochaeta lutea, one genomic window encodes:
- a CDS encoding ROK family transcriptional regulator: MLSTNIIGNINTNRILRSLWEREPISRIDIAKALDLDKSTISKIMSQLIERGIVVEKDVGDASPIGGRKPVFLGVNPEYGAVIGMEFQTTFARIIALDMAGQVIIREEIAINFHDYTLPQLFEELALRYAQRLRKKGWRVIGASLAVAGIVNPIKRAVIRSNPLSITSPVHIGTDIQERLGFPVFLENDAKCCCWADLVNQRGQKVKNFMYILGEIRTLNILDQVHHGLAVGFAFVIDGKVHYGHNFASGEFSSVFKRDSFLSQFSLSSDQDILQIESSPILRKRIFEELAANAALPFNLLNLHAIAIAGDMVAYEKELTPIFEKAIRDNWSYPDQTDIQVSFTPFGPWAVAHGAAALIIEQLFALPKIEDVDGEIRPVGIHLFQMIEEMEAVHGRASIPGVEAGTVHTGLGQNPGR; the protein is encoded by the coding sequence ATGCTTTCCACTAACATTATCGGCAACATCAATACCAATCGCATCCTCCGGTCCCTCTGGGAACGTGAACCCATCAGCCGCATTGATATTGCCAAGGCCCTGGATCTGGATAAGTCGACCATCTCAAAGATCATGAGCCAGCTCATTGAGCGGGGCATCGTTGTCGAAAAAGACGTGGGAGACGCCAGCCCCATCGGCGGACGGAAACCGGTTTTCCTTGGGGTAAATCCGGAATACGGGGCGGTAATCGGAATGGAATTCCAGACCACCTTCGCCCGAATCATTGCCCTGGATATGGCAGGACAGGTCATCATCCGGGAAGAGATAGCCATAAACTTTCACGACTACACCCTCCCCCAGCTCTTCGAGGAATTAGCCCTGCGCTACGCCCAGCGGCTCCGGAAGAAGGGCTGGCGGGTCATTGGGGCATCTCTTGCCGTGGCGGGTATCGTAAACCCCATAAAACGCGCCGTCATCCGTTCGAATCCCCTAAGCATAACCTCACCGGTACACATAGGCACAGACATCCAGGAACGCCTGGGGTTTCCGGTCTTCTTGGAAAACGATGCAAAATGCTGCTGCTGGGCAGATCTGGTGAATCAGCGGGGGCAGAAGGTTAAAAACTTCATGTATATTCTCGGAGAAATCCGAACCCTGAACATCCTCGATCAGGTCCATCACGGTCTTGCCGTGGGTTTTGCCTTCGTCATCGACGGAAAGGTGCATTACGGCCACAACTTCGCCAGCGGAGAGTTCAGCTCGGTGTTTAAACGGGATTCCTTTCTCAGTCAGTTCAGCCTATCCAGCGACCAGGACATCCTCCAGATCGAATCCAGCCCCATCCTGCGAAAACGTATTTTTGAAGAACTGGCTGCCAACGCCGCCCTTCCCTTCAACCTGCTCAATCTCCATGCCATCGCCATCGCCGGAGATATGGTAGCCTACGAGAAGGAACTGACTCCAATCTTCGAGAAAGCGATCCGGGATAACTGGTCCTACCCGGACCAAACAGACATTCAGGTGAGCTTCACGCCCTTCGGTCCCTGGGCTGTAGCCCACGGCGCCGCGGCCCTCATTATTGAGCAGCTCTTCGCATTACCGAAAATCGAGGATGTGGACGGCGAGATCCGTCCGGTGGGCATCCACCTGTTCCAGATGATCGAAGAAATGGAGGCAGTTCACGGCCGGGCTAGTATCCCCGGCGTAGAAGCCGGTACAGTCCATACAGGCCTAGGACAAAATCCTGGCCGGTAG
- a CDS encoding MFS transporter codes for MQDWQDNPITQQHVSRSMSMSILAGSLSILWLVTCTPQQILTVFVKNHLGANSAQLGLMVGLINLAAVLNLVSIRIIKGFSGRRKPFYMVTTLLQRLMAFGIAGGAFWVAQGGSRQGGIVLVILSSVLAAVFGNTSGSGWWSWMADLIPEGKRASFFGKRSSITQVVNLVFFFIATLVIDLYLEQVFWVYGILYAIAGVAGVIDILLHGFIPEPKVVDSQKFSLGEFLRPLRDKKFRNFCMIMGLYLFSMNLAAPFLAPFTTDPLGGGAPTVWLGITFVISQTTWVAMAPFWGMLMDRMGKKPVVILGGLFILSWVGYLVLNSHNYVWVLPGIAFAGGLLAPAFWEGISQFMLALSPEKYRTAYSAWYWTAFGVSAALSPFLGGQLYDFLAEQPLRIGQLEPTAFQVVVSLSIVLVLFSLTHMGRIATPKDKSVRTVMSTILNPGIFRAVTNIGLLSRPARAEAVERALREVRGAAHTLSFSEIVIRLDDPDAVVREAAAMALARLGTPEAEQELINRLKDPDALSRPMIARALGTMGSAAAVPYLIDSLQDRSEDLQVEAAWALGKIRVEEGSEPILRSLREGHSLRVRISSAEAAARMGLEPAAEEIFQLMHGTSNWILRRQLAIAMGDLFGVPGEIYHYMTGEFSRNVQMIYRLTGGVERLASGLIRKTVFHRKDAQTTARQVGARLRGAASCFDRREFGRGVRELEAVWRILEPHLPSAPLVRWYWDRLSTFADQGGVATGQDFVLGLYGLYRLLRRGY; via the coding sequence ATGCAGGATTGGCAGGATAACCCCATAACCCAACAGCACGTGAGCCGGTCCATGTCCATGAGCATTCTGGCAGGTTCCTTGAGCATCCTCTGGTTGGTGACCTGTACACCCCAGCAGATCCTGACGGTGTTTGTGAAGAACCATCTCGGAGCGAATTCTGCCCAGCTGGGGCTCATGGTGGGACTGATCAACCTTGCAGCGGTGTTGAACCTGGTTTCTATCAGGATTATCAAGGGGTTTTCCGGACGCCGTAAGCCCTTCTACATGGTTACCACCCTCCTTCAGCGCCTCATGGCCTTCGGCATAGCCGGGGGGGCCTTCTGGGTAGCCCAGGGAGGCAGCCGCCAGGGCGGAATTGTTCTGGTGATTCTGTCCTCGGTTCTGGCTGCCGTGTTCGGGAATACCAGCGGATCTGGGTGGTGGAGCTGGATGGCCGACCTGATTCCCGAGGGAAAGCGGGCCAGTTTTTTTGGGAAACGCTCGTCGATCACCCAGGTTGTTAACCTGGTTTTCTTCTTCATTGCGACACTGGTAATCGACCTGTACCTGGAGCAGGTTTTTTGGGTATACGGGATCCTGTACGCCATCGCCGGGGTGGCCGGGGTTATCGATATCCTGCTGCACGGGTTCATTCCCGAACCGAAGGTGGTGGATAGCCAGAAATTCTCCCTCGGGGAGTTCCTCCGGCCTCTCAGGGATAAGAAATTCCGCAATTTCTGCATGATTATGGGGCTGTACCTTTTTTCCATGAACCTTGCCGCCCCCTTCCTTGCCCCCTTCACGACAGACCCCCTGGGAGGCGGGGCCCCTACGGTATGGCTCGGAATTACCTTCGTAATTAGCCAGACCACCTGGGTGGCCATGGCCCCCTTTTGGGGGATGCTCATGGACCGGATGGGTAAAAAGCCGGTGGTGATCCTCGGGGGATTGTTCATTCTTTCCTGGGTAGGCTATCTGGTGCTTAACTCCCATAACTATGTTTGGGTGCTGCCGGGCATCGCCTTCGCCGGAGGGCTGTTGGCACCGGCGTTCTGGGAGGGGATCAGCCAGTTTATGCTGGCCCTGTCGCCGGAAAAATACCGCACAGCCTACTCGGCTTGGTACTGGACTGCCTTCGGGGTCAGTGCCGCCCTCAGCCCCTTCCTTGGTGGACAGTTGTACGATTTTCTCGCTGAACAGCCCCTGCGCATCGGACAGCTTGAGCCCACGGCGTTTCAGGTAGTGGTTTCCCTGTCGATCGTGCTGGTTCTGTTCAGCCTCACCCACATGGGGAGGATCGCTACCCCCAAGGACAAGAGCGTGCGGACTGTTATGTCTACCATCCTGAATCCGGGTATCTTCCGGGCGGTTACCAATATCGGGTTGCTCAGCAGGCCGGCCCGGGCGGAGGCGGTGGAGCGGGCTCTCCGGGAGGTCCGAGGCGCAGCCCATACCTTGAGTTTTTCGGAGATTGTAATCAGGCTGGATGATCCGGATGCGGTGGTCCGGGAGGCTGCAGCCATGGCGCTGGCGAGGTTGGGTACCCCCGAGGCGGAGCAGGAGCTGATCAACCGGCTCAAGGATCCCGATGCCCTCTCCCGGCCGATGATTGCCCGGGCTCTGGGCACCATGGGCTCAGCTGCGGCGGTGCCCTATCTCATAGACAGCCTCCAGGATAGATCAGAAGATCTGCAGGTGGAGGCAGCCTGGGCCCTGGGGAAGATCCGGGTAGAAGAGGGATCCGAGCCCATTCTCCGCAGCCTGCGGGAGGGGCATAGTCTTCGGGTGCGGATTAGCAGCGCCGAGGCGGCTGCCAGAATGGGACTTGAACCCGCGGCGGAGGAGATTTTCCAACTGATGCACGGTACTTCCAACTGGATTCTCCGACGGCAGCTTGCCATTGCCATGGGGGACCTCTTCGGTGTTCCGGGTGAGATCTACCATTATATGACTGGAGAGTTCTCCCGGAACGTTCAGATGATCTACCGTTTGACCGGTGGCGTAGAGCGGCTTGCCTCGGGGTTGATTAGAAAAACCGTTTTCCATCGGAAGGATGCTCAAACCACCGCCCGCCAGGTTGGAGCCCGGCTGAGGGGGGCTGCCAGCTGTTTCGACCGCCGGGAGTTCGGCAGGGGAGTCAGAGAGCTTGAAGCGGTTTGGCGGATTCTAGAGCCCCATCTGCCGTCCGCACCTCTAGTGCGCTGGTATTGGGACCGGCTCTCTACCTTCGCTGACCAGGGCGGTGTTGCTACCGGCCAGGATTTTGTCCTAGGCCTGTATGGACTGTACCGGCTTCTACGCCGGGGATACTAG
- a CDS encoding ABC transporter substrate-binding protein, translating into MRRLISLIIMTTMVMTAVFAAGQGEAGASGSAIPAYDPNKQYEVSLGLYGDLEAAYTAVFASEDFKKKFPNVTITYQTSDFGGHHSRLTTVLAANEATNDIEALEVGYIAQFVEGGGLTNLAQAPFNGAQVGKDLVDFAMANATTTDGALVAMPVDIAPAVMFYREELVKAAGVDPQDIINAQTWDDIIEIGEQLKAAGQIAFPHANDVALVPINGGKGGWFQDGKPLEPKQKFMNVLELVKAVRDAGIDADYGAWSGPWVESFKNGDVAMMVNGAWFGGALRTWMAPEVTDWRITYLPGKFPAALGGTYLGIPEQVPADKKAVAWEIIKYLTTSENAQLITFETIDAYPALTTTYDDPVMNEDVAYFGGDKVRQIFADVAQSMPNAKVSEYDATALAIWGNAVTSVITGQAGVEQAYNEAKAQILAAIQ; encoded by the coding sequence ATGAGGCGTCTAATTTCATTGATCATCATGACTACAATGGTGATGACAGCAGTTTTTGCTGCCGGACAAGGGGAGGCTGGAGCCAGCGGTTCAGCGATTCCTGCTTACGATCCTAACAAACAGTACGAGGTGAGCTTGGGTCTGTACGGAGACCTTGAGGCTGCTTATACCGCAGTATTTGCATCTGAGGACTTTAAAAAGAAGTTCCCCAACGTCACCATCACCTACCAGACCAGCGACTTCGGCGGTCACCATAGCCGGTTGACCACTGTATTGGCTGCCAATGAGGCGACCAACGATATTGAGGCCCTGGAAGTTGGGTATATTGCCCAGTTTGTAGAAGGCGGCGGACTTACCAACCTTGCTCAGGCTCCGTTTAACGGCGCACAGGTTGGTAAAGACCTGGTTGACTTTGCCATGGCCAACGCCACCACCACCGACGGAGCCCTGGTTGCTATGCCTGTTGATATTGCTCCTGCCGTTATGTTCTACCGGGAAGAGCTCGTGAAGGCTGCCGGGGTAGATCCTCAGGATATTATCAATGCTCAGACCTGGGACGATATTATCGAGATCGGCGAGCAGCTGAAGGCTGCCGGCCAGATTGCCTTCCCCCATGCTAACGATGTTGCCCTTGTTCCCATCAACGGCGGAAAGGGCGGCTGGTTCCAAGACGGCAAGCCCCTGGAGCCCAAGCAGAAGTTCATGAATGTACTGGAACTGGTTAAAGCTGTGCGTGATGCCGGTATTGATGCCGACTACGGCGCATGGTCAGGACCCTGGGTAGAAAGCTTCAAGAACGGCGATGTTGCCATGATGGTTAACGGTGCGTGGTTCGGCGGCGCCCTGCGGACCTGGATGGCCCCCGAGGTAACCGACTGGAGAATCACCTACCTGCCTGGAAAGTTCCCTGCTGCCCTTGGTGGTACATACCTCGGTATTCCCGAGCAGGTTCCTGCTGACAAGAAGGCTGTTGCCTGGGAAATTATTAAGTACCTGACCACCAGCGAAAATGCCCAGCTGATTACCTTCGAAACCATCGATGCCTATCCTGCCCTGACCACCACCTACGATGATCCTGTTATGAACGAAGACGTTGCCTACTTCGGCGGCGACAAGGTTCGGCAGATCTTCGCTGATGTTGCTCAGAGTATGCCTAATGCAAAGGTATCCGAATACGATGCCACTGCCCTGGCAATCTGGGGTAATGCGGTTACATCGGTAATTACTGGCCAGGCCGGTGTTGAGCAGGCTTACAACGAAGCCAAGGCTCAGATTCTGGCTGCTATTCAGTAA
- a CDS encoding carbohydrate ABC transporter permease, which produces MKNSNISPADPMTFYRDTEKTLKNKSRGKFSLPVLGKYVILIFFGLLFTFPFYYVFVLATHPVPFANPPHVWFGTSVAENLEVLFRQIPFMRSFGNSLGIAVLATVTTIFFCTLGGFAFAKYDFKGKNAILMFVVLTLAIPPFLNIIPFFRMMVAFGWYQTWLPLIVPGMANSFGIFLMKQFLEEAVPLDLMDAARIDGLNELQMLPNIVFPLAKPGIAILGTVTFVGSWNNFLGALVMLPDPRNSTLQVSLSSLFVRSDGNYGGLMLGTALSILPLVIIFLFFSRRIIANLAAGAVKG; this is translated from the coding sequence ATGAAAAATTCAAATATATCCCCTGCGGATCCTATGACATTTTACCGGGACACTGAAAAGACCTTGAAGAACAAGAGCCGAGGCAAGTTTTCTCTGCCGGTCCTGGGTAAGTATGTCATTCTGATTTTCTTTGGTTTACTTTTTACCTTTCCGTTTTATTACGTGTTTGTTCTGGCGACCCATCCGGTGCCCTTTGCAAACCCGCCCCATGTTTGGTTTGGAACCTCCGTGGCGGAGAACCTGGAGGTACTGTTCCGGCAGATACCCTTTATGCGGTCCTTCGGTAATAGCCTCGGGATTGCTGTGTTGGCCACGGTTACAACGATCTTCTTTTGTACCCTGGGGGGCTTTGCCTTTGCGAAGTATGACTTCAAGGGTAAGAATGCGATACTAATGTTTGTTGTGTTGACCCTGGCGATTCCGCCCTTCCTGAATATTATTCCCTTTTTCAGGATGATGGTGGCCTTCGGTTGGTATCAGACCTGGCTTCCCTTGATTGTTCCCGGAATGGCGAATTCCTTTGGTATCTTTTTGATGAAGCAGTTTCTCGAGGAAGCTGTTCCGCTGGACTTGATGGATGCGGCCCGTATCGACGGTCTGAATGAGCTGCAAATGCTTCCCAATATTGTATTTCCCCTGGCTAAGCCGGGAATTGCGATCCTCGGGACGGTGACCTTTGTCGGCAGCTGGAATAACTTCCTGGGGGCCCTGGTAATGCTCCCTGATCCCCGGAATTCTACCTTGCAGGTGTCCCTGTCATCCCTCTTTGTACGCAGCGACGGCAACTACGGGGGATTGATGCTCGGTACAGCTCTCTCCATTCTGCCCTTGGTGATTATCTTCCTGTTCTTCTCAAGAAGAATTATTGCCAACCTTGCCGCCGGCGCGGTGAAGGGTTAG
- a CDS encoding glycoside hydrolase family 3 protein — protein sequence MNRKLGWLIVLIPVLLLAVLGCAGTPRGSSNAGGSGEQPLAAPPEDALYRDAKAAPADRARDLLSYMTLDEKIGQMIQVDRSFLQNPKHIATFALGSILSGGGSAPRENTPQGWADMIDSFQEQALSTRLGIPLLYGIDAVHGNNNLLGATIFPHNIGLGAAGDPDLVERIARATSLETAAIGVNWNFAPTVAVPQDIRWGRTYEGFGEDTQLVSSLGAAAVRGYQGPGGVEDPRDGLARPDTILATLKHFIGDGGTVNGRDQGNVEMPMEEIRQLFLPPYVAGLAEGAGSVMASFNSIYGKKVHGDAEILDGMLRRNLGFQGLLVSDWAAVKQLPGTAMQQITKAVMAGIDMIMVPDDYVGTIRNLKASVLSDGVTMARIDEAVYRILEVKFALGLFENPFAKREFFDHIGSDAHRELAREAVAKSVVVLENRGQVLPLTLESLQENQTPVLLVAGYKADDIGSQSGGWTLSWQGFTGNKIPGTTFLGAVTDYAASQGVEVIYRPDGKLQEGDPRPAAVLAVIGESPYAEMEGDSMTLGLSRADLGVISSAAALDIPLVTILYSGRPVDIRQVRELSSALVAAWLPGTQAQGIADVLFGLERPSGRLSYTWPADPADLPLGDGVGQDEVLYPLGYGLTY from the coding sequence ATGAACAGGAAATTAGGTTGGTTGATTGTATTGATACCGGTGCTTCTTCTGGCGGTACTCGGCTGTGCCGGAACCCCCAGGGGGAGCAGCAATGCGGGCGGGTCTGGTGAACAGCCCTTGGCCGCGCCCCCGGAGGATGCATTATACAGGGATGCAAAAGCGGCGCCGGCTGACCGGGCCCGGGATCTGTTGTCGTATATGACTCTGGATGAAAAAATCGGCCAGATGATACAGGTCGACCGGAGCTTTTTACAGAACCCTAAGCATATCGCTACCTTCGCCCTGGGATCTATCCTGAGCGGCGGCGGTTCGGCTCCCCGGGAAAACACCCCCCAGGGATGGGCGGATATGATTGATTCGTTCCAGGAGCAGGCCCTGTCCACCAGGCTGGGCATACCCCTGCTCTACGGCATTGATGCGGTGCACGGCAATAACAACCTCCTGGGTGCAACGATCTTTCCCCATAATATCGGCCTCGGGGCTGCGGGCGACCCGGACCTGGTGGAACGCATTGCCCGGGCAACAAGCCTGGAGACCGCAGCCATCGGGGTAAACTGGAACTTTGCTCCAACGGTGGCCGTACCCCAGGACATTCGCTGGGGTAGAACCTACGAGGGCTTCGGAGAGGATACCCAACTGGTGAGCAGCCTGGGGGCCGCGGCGGTCCGGGGATACCAGGGGCCTGGGGGGGTGGAAGATCCCCGGGACGGACTGGCAAGACCGGATACCATTCTGGCGACCCTGAAGCATTTTATCGGGGACGGCGGCACGGTGAACGGCCGGGACCAGGGCAATGTTGAGATGCCCATGGAAGAAATCCGACAATTGTTTTTACCTCCCTACGTTGCGGGTCTTGCCGAGGGTGCGGGATCGGTGATGGCCAGCTTCAATAGCATCTACGGGAAGAAGGTTCATGGGGATGCAGAGATACTGGACGGTATGCTGCGCCGGAACCTGGGATTTCAGGGTCTATTGGTGAGCGACTGGGCGGCGGTAAAACAGCTTCCGGGAACCGCCATGCAGCAGATTACCAAGGCGGTCATGGCCGGCATTGATATGATCATGGTACCGGATGACTATGTAGGCACCATCCGTAATCTCAAGGCATCGGTCCTGAGCGACGGGGTGACCATGGCGCGTATTGATGAGGCGGTGTATAGGATTCTGGAGGTAAAATTTGCCCTGGGGCTCTTTGAGAACCCCTTTGCGAAGCGGGAGTTCTTTGATCACATCGGCAGCGATGCCCACCGGGAACTCGCCCGGGAGGCCGTCGCGAAGTCCGTGGTGGTCCTGGAGAACCGGGGGCAGGTACTGCCTCTGACATTGGAATCCCTCCAGGAAAATCAAACCCCTGTGTTGTTGGTGGCTGGCTACAAGGCCGACGACATCGGCAGCCAGTCCGGGGGCTGGACCCTGAGCTGGCAGGGCTTTACCGGGAACAAGATCCCGGGCACAACCTTCTTGGGTGCAGTCACCGACTATGCCGCCAGCCAGGGGGTGGAGGTGATCTACCGGCCCGACGGCAAGCTCCAGGAGGGGGATCCCAGACCGGCAGCGGTTCTGGCGGTAATCGGCGAGAGCCCCTATGCGGAGATGGAAGGCGATTCCATGACCCTGGGACTTTCCAGGGCTGATCTTGGGGTGATTTCATCCGCCGCCGCACTGGACATCCCCCTGGTTACGATTTTGTATTCCGGCCGGCCTGTTGATATCCGACAGGTCCGGGAACTCAGTTCCGCCCTGGTGGCCGCATGGCTGCCCGGGACCCAAGCGCAGGGGATAGCTGATGTTCTCTTTGGACTTGAACGCCCTTCAGGCCGGCTTTCTTATACCTGGCCCGCGGATCCTGCAGATCTACCCCTGGGTGACGGGGTGGGGCAGGATGAGGTTCTATATCCCCTGGGATACGGTCTGACCTATTGA
- a CDS encoding carbohydrate ABC transporter permease, producing the protein MKVNILGNKKIAPYFFISPFFILFLVFGLYPIGYSIYISFWRWTMRGPVEFVGLRNYVNLLTSDPFFMRALLNTFWLLIFGSMTQHLVAIPLAITLNDVKLKGKEVFKTAFFLPYITSTVAATLIFSQIFDNNFGWMNYLIKALGGENVKWFTEEWPAKIMIATLVNWRFIGWNTIIYLAGLQAIPRELYEAAEIDGASKWQAHMKVTIPLLIPIIFFGVTMSIIGGMQLFDEPYVLMGGYQTMGGPANTGLTSAYYLMFTGWGATRFGKASAIAWLLFFIIMVMTIINRMITKRLDKRSL; encoded by the coding sequence ATGAAAGTGAATATACTTGGCAATAAGAAGATCGCACCCTACTTCTTCATTAGCCCCTTCTTTATCTTGTTTTTGGTTTTTGGATTGTATCCCATCGGATACTCCATCTATATTTCATTTTGGCGTTGGACCATGCGCGGTCCGGTGGAGTTTGTCGGCCTGCGGAACTATGTGAATCTGCTCACCTCCGACCCCTTCTTCATGCGGGCCCTGCTCAATACCTTCTGGCTTCTGATATTCGGATCCATGACCCAGCACCTGGTGGCGATTCCCTTGGCTATTACGCTGAACGATGTAAAACTCAAGGGGAAAGAGGTATTTAAGACCGCCTTCTTTCTGCCCTACATCACCAGTACTGTTGCAGCAACCCTGATTTTTTCCCAGATTTTTGACAACAACTTCGGATGGATGAACTATCTGATCAAGGCCTTGGGCGGTGAAAACGTGAAATGGTTCACCGAGGAGTGGCCGGCGAAGATCATGATAGCCACCCTGGTTAACTGGCGGTTCATCGGATGGAATACGATTATCTATCTGGCAGGACTTCAGGCCATACCCCGGGAGCTTTACGAAGCCGCGGAGATAGACGGAGCAAGCAAATGGCAGGCCCATATGAAGGTGACTATTCCGCTGCTTATTCCTATTATTTTCTTCGGGGTTACCATGAGTATCATCGGCGGTATGCAGCTCTTTGACGAACCCTACGTTCTGATGGGCGGGTACCAAACCATGGGAGGACCGGCGAATACCGGACTAACCTCGGCGTATTACCTGATGTTTACCGGATGGGGAGCTACCCGGTTCGGTAAGGCCAGCGCCATAGCCTGGTTATTGTTCTTCATTATTATGGTTATGACCATAATAAACCGAATGATAACCAAGAGGCTGGACAAGCGGTCCTTGTAG
- a CDS encoding glycoside hydrolase family 30 protein, whose amino-acid sequence MIDARITARKTGNRVLPLELEWEDTPEDGRGLDPAGTEAGEGSSPGSGRDCARVWVVPGDERQMFYGFGGAFTEASAWLYSQLPREEKTRFIRSYFAGTGAGDVPGAGAPAGTHPGEGVTGTGYVLGRVHMNSCDFALGNYNCTPGQADRSLGTFTIERDRQWVIPMIKDALAVQPDLEIMVSPWSPPWWMKDNGQMNYGGSLLPQYYGVWAEHFVRFIQAYRQEGIPIRYVSVQNEPEAKQIWDSCLYTPEEETAFIRDHLGPALKRAGLEDVRILLWDHNRDRLDARCRVSLEDSSASAYIWGIGYHWYSGFDSELLGPIRERYPRKPLILTESTIEGGAKPGRWDRGEIYGKHILSDIAQGCGGWIDWNLLLDYRGGPNHVGNFCDAPVLCEPDKGRLTFQTSHTYLGHLSRVFTPGSVILGTRSYQAQGLYMAASRDRDGRFGLAVLNPGETARELGVFQQGRTGKGVGLTVPEHSVVSLTWPAS is encoded by the coding sequence ATGATAGACGCACGGATAACGGCCCGGAAAACCGGGAATAGGGTATTACCCCTGGAGCTTGAGTGGGAAGATACCCCCGAGGACGGCCGGGGGCTGGATCCGGCCGGAACCGAGGCCGGGGAGGGCAGCAGCCCCGGTTCGGGAAGGGATTGCGCCAGGGTTTGGGTGGTTCCCGGAGACGAGCGGCAGATGTTCTACGGCTTCGGCGGGGCATTTACCGAGGCTTCGGCGTGGCTGTACAGCCAGCTGCCCCGGGAAGAGAAGACCAGGTTTATCCGGAGCTACTTCGCCGGGACCGGGGCCGGCGATGTGCCGGGAGCCGGTGCACCCGCGGGTACCCACCCCGGCGAGGGGGTTACAGGCACCGGCTATGTGTTGGGCCGGGTTCATATGAATAGTTGTGACTTTGCCCTGGGCAACTACAACTGCACCCCCGGGCAGGCAGACCGCAGCCTGGGAACCTTCACCATCGAGCGGGACCGGCAATGGGTCATTCCTATGATTAAGGATGCCCTGGCGGTTCAGCCGGATCTGGAAATTATGGTAAGTCCCTGGAGCCCTCCCTGGTGGATGAAGGACAACGGCCAGATGAACTACGGAGGTTCCCTCCTGCCCCAATACTACGGGGTATGGGCGGAGCATTTTGTGCGGTTCATTCAGGCCTACCGGCAGGAGGGAATCCCTATCCGGTACGTATCGGTACAGAACGAGCCCGAGGCCAAGCAGATCTGGGATTCCTGTCTGTACACCCCCGAGGAGGAGACGGCCTTTATTCGGGATCATCTGGGGCCGGCTCTGAAGCGCGCGGGCTTGGAGGATGTACGCATTCTGTTGTGGGATCATAACCGGGACCGGCTGGATGCCCGGTGCAGGGTCTCTCTGGAGGATTCTTCTGCATCGGCCTATATCTGGGGCATCGGCTACCACTGGTATTCCGGGTTCGATTCCGAACTCTTGGGTCCAATTCGGGAGCGCTATCCCCGAAAACCCCTGATCTTGACCGAATCTACCATCGAGGGGGGCGCTAAGCCCGGCCGCTGGGACCGGGGGGAGATCTATGGGAAACATATTCTATCGGATATTGCCCAGGGCTGCGGGGGCTGGATCGATTGGAACCTGCTTTTGGACTACCGGGGCGGCCCGAATCACGTAGGAAACTTCTGCGATGCCCCGGTCCTCTGCGAACCCGATAAGGGACGGCTTACTTTTCAAACCTCCCATACCTATCTGGGGCATCTGTCCAGGGTGTTTACCCCGGGGAGTGTGATTCTGGGAACCCGGAGCTACCAGGCCCAGGGGCTCTACATGGCAGCTTCCAGGGACCGGGATGGCCGGTTTGGCCTGGCGGTCCTCAATCCTGGGGAGACAGCCCGGGAGCTGGGGGTATTCCAGCAGGGACGAACCGGGAAGGGGGTGGGGCTCACAGTTCCCGAGCACTCGGTGGTGAGCCTTACCTGGCCGGCTTCCTAA